The following proteins come from a genomic window of Canis lupus dingo isolate Sandy chromosome 20, ASM325472v2, whole genome shotgun sequence:
- the HEMK1 gene encoding MTRF1L release factor glutamine methyltransferase isoform X4: MPKNWSGTGLQSLRRGGSLRPRHPFQSLRPELWTQPLTPWQLQCIQELSSRRLQRMPVQYILGEWDFQGLSLKMAPPVFIPRPETEELVEWVLEEVAQSPCAMGTQDGPLILEVGCGSGAISLSLLSQLPQSRVIAVDKGEAAICLTEENAQRLRLLDRIRIVPLDVTLEGSWAHLLPWGPVDLVVSNPPYIFHQDMEQLAPEIRSYEDPLALDGGEEGMDIIIHILALARWLLKDSGSIFLEVDPRHPELVGNWLQSQPDLSLDLVAMRRDFCGRPRFLHIQRSGPQRGCPADAWPGPQPARVPG, translated from the exons ATGCCAAAGAACTGGTCAGGCACTGGACTGCAGTCTTTGagaagagggggatccctgaggCCCAGGCATCCA TTTCAGAGCCTGAGGCCAGAACTTTGGACACAGCCCCTGACCCCTTGGCAGTTGCAGTGCATCCAGGAGCTAAGTAGCCGCCGATTGCAAAG GATGCCTGTGCAGTACATCCTGGGTGAATGGGACTTTCAAGGGCTCAGTCTGAAGATGGCCCCCCCAGTGTTCATTCCTCGCCCGGAAACTGAG GAGTTGGTTGAGTGGGTGCTAGAGGAGGTAGCCCAGAGTCCCTGTGCAATGGGAACCCAAGATGGCCCCCTCATCCTGGAGGTGGGCTGTGGATCGGGAGCGATCTCCCTCAGTCTACTGAGTCAGCTTCCCCAG AGCCGAGTCATTGCTGTGGATAAAGGAGAAGCTGCCATCTGTCTTACCGAGGAGAATGCTCAGAG GCTTCGGTTGCTGGACAGAATTCGGATTGTCCCCCTCGATGTGACCTTAG AAGGGAGCTGGGCGCacctcctgccctggggccccGTGGACCTGGTTGTCAGCAACCCTCCCTACATCTTCCACCAGGACATGGAGCAGCTGGCCCCTGAGATCCGCAG CTATGAAGACCCACTAGCCTtggatggtggggaggagggcatggACATCATTATCCACATCTTGGCCCTGGCACGTTGGCTCCTGAAGGACTCTGG GAGCATCTTCTTAGAAGTGGACCCAAGACACCCAGAGCTTGTTGGCAACTGGCTTCAGAGCCAGCCTGACTTGTCCCTTGATCTCGTGGCTATGCGCAGAGACTTCTGTGGGAG GCCCCGGTTCCTGCATATCCAGAGGTCTGGGCCACAACGTGGCTGCCCTGCAGATGCCTGGCCAGGGCCCCAGCCTGCCAGAGTGCCTGGCTGA
- the HEMK1 gene encoding MTRF1L release factor glutamine methyltransferase isoform X6: MPVQYILGEWDFQGLSLKMAPPVFIPRPETEELVEWVLEEVAQSPCAMGTQDGPLILEVGCGSGAISLSLLSQLPQSRVIAVDKGEAAICLTEENAQRLRLLDRIRIVPLDVTLEGSWAHLLPWGPVDLVVSNPPYIFHQDMEQLAPEIRSYEDPLALDGGEEGMDIIIHILALARWLLKDSGSIFLEVDPRHPELVGNWLQSQPDLSLDLVAMRRDFCGRPRFLHIQRSGPQRGCPADAWPGPQPARVPG, translated from the exons ATGCCTGTGCAGTACATCCTGGGTGAATGGGACTTTCAAGGGCTCAGTCTGAAGATGGCCCCCCCAGTGTTCATTCCTCGCCCGGAAACTGAG GAGTTGGTTGAGTGGGTGCTAGAGGAGGTAGCCCAGAGTCCCTGTGCAATGGGAACCCAAGATGGCCCCCTCATCCTGGAGGTGGGCTGTGGATCGGGAGCGATCTCCCTCAGTCTACTGAGTCAGCTTCCCCAG AGCCGAGTCATTGCTGTGGATAAAGGAGAAGCTGCCATCTGTCTTACCGAGGAGAATGCTCAGAG GCTTCGGTTGCTGGACAGAATTCGGATTGTCCCCCTCGATGTGACCTTAG AAGGGAGCTGGGCGCacctcctgccctggggccccGTGGACCTGGTTGTCAGCAACCCTCCCTACATCTTCCACCAGGACATGGAGCAGCTGGCCCCTGAGATCCGCAG CTATGAAGACCCACTAGCCTtggatggtggggaggagggcatggACATCATTATCCACATCTTGGCCCTGGCACGTTGGCTCCTGAAGGACTCTGG GAGCATCTTCTTAGAAGTGGACCCAAGACACCCAGAGCTTGTTGGCAACTGGCTTCAGAGCCAGCCTGACTTGTCCCTTGATCTCGTGGCTATGCGCAGAGACTTCTGTGGGAG GCCCCGGTTCCTGCATATCCAGAGGTCTGGGCCACAACGTGGCTGCCCTGCAGATGCCTGGCCAGGGCCCCAGCCTGCCAGAGTGCCTGGCTGA
- the HEMK1 gene encoding MTRF1L release factor glutamine methyltransferase isoform X1: MELGGRMLWALLSGPGRRGGTRGWAFSSWQPHLPLAGLLNAKELVRHWTAVFEKRGIPEAQASSEYIVAHVLGAKTFQSLRPELWTQPLTPWQLQCIQELSSRRLQRMPVQYILGEWDFQGLSLKMAPPVFIPRPETEELVEWVLEEVAQSPCAMGTQDGPLILEVGCGSGAISLSLLSQLPQSRVIAVDKGEAAICLTEENAQRLRLLDRIRIVPLDVTLEGSWAHLLPWGPVDLVVSNPPYIFHQDMEQLAPEIRSYEDPLALDGGEEGMDIIIHILALARWLLKDSGSIFLEVDPRHPELVGNWLQSQPDLSLDLVAMRRDFCGRPRFLHIQRSGPQRGCPADAWPGPQPARVPG, encoded by the exons ATGGAGCTTGGGGGCCGAATGCTCTGGGCCCTCCTGTCtggccctgggaggaggggagggaccaGGGGCTGGGCCTTCAGCTCATGGCAACCCCATCTGCCTCTGGCTGGGTTGTTGAATGCCAAAGAACTGGTCAGGCACTGGACTGCAGTCTTTGagaagagggggatccctgaggCCCAGGCATCCAGTGAGTACATCGTGGCTCATGTCCTTGGAGCCAAAACA TTTCAGAGCCTGAGGCCAGAACTTTGGACACAGCCCCTGACCCCTTGGCAGTTGCAGTGCATCCAGGAGCTAAGTAGCCGCCGATTGCAAAG GATGCCTGTGCAGTACATCCTGGGTGAATGGGACTTTCAAGGGCTCAGTCTGAAGATGGCCCCCCCAGTGTTCATTCCTCGCCCGGAAACTGAG GAGTTGGTTGAGTGGGTGCTAGAGGAGGTAGCCCAGAGTCCCTGTGCAATGGGAACCCAAGATGGCCCCCTCATCCTGGAGGTGGGCTGTGGATCGGGAGCGATCTCCCTCAGTCTACTGAGTCAGCTTCCCCAG AGCCGAGTCATTGCTGTGGATAAAGGAGAAGCTGCCATCTGTCTTACCGAGGAGAATGCTCAGAG GCTTCGGTTGCTGGACAGAATTCGGATTGTCCCCCTCGATGTGACCTTAG AAGGGAGCTGGGCGCacctcctgccctggggccccGTGGACCTGGTTGTCAGCAACCCTCCCTACATCTTCCACCAGGACATGGAGCAGCTGGCCCCTGAGATCCGCAG CTATGAAGACCCACTAGCCTtggatggtggggaggagggcatggACATCATTATCCACATCTTGGCCCTGGCACGTTGGCTCCTGAAGGACTCTGG GAGCATCTTCTTAGAAGTGGACCCAAGACACCCAGAGCTTGTTGGCAACTGGCTTCAGAGCCAGCCTGACTTGTCCCTTGATCTCGTGGCTATGCGCAGAGACTTCTGTGGGAG GCCCCGGTTCCTGCATATCCAGAGGTCTGGGCCACAACGTGGCTGCCCTGCAGATGCCTGGCCAGGGCCCCAGCCTGCCAGAGTGCCTGGCTGA
- the HEMK1 gene encoding MTRF1L release factor glutamine methyltransferase isoform X3: protein MELGGRMLWALLSGPGRRGGTRGWAFSSWQPHLPLAGLLNAKELVRHWTAVFEKRGIPEAQASSEYIVAHVLGAKTFQSLRPELWTQPLTPWQLQCIQELSSRRLQRMPVQYILGEWDFQGLSLKMAPPVFIPRPETESRVIAVDKGEAAICLTEENAQRLRLLDRIRIVPLDVTLEGSWAHLLPWGPVDLVVSNPPYIFHQDMEQLAPEIRSYEDPLALDGGEEGMDIIIHILALARWLLKDSGSIFLEVDPRHPELVGNWLQSQPDLSLDLVAMRRDFCGRPRFLHIQRSGPQRGCPADAWPGPQPARVPG from the exons ATGGAGCTTGGGGGCCGAATGCTCTGGGCCCTCCTGTCtggccctgggaggaggggagggaccaGGGGCTGGGCCTTCAGCTCATGGCAACCCCATCTGCCTCTGGCTGGGTTGTTGAATGCCAAAGAACTGGTCAGGCACTGGACTGCAGTCTTTGagaagagggggatccctgaggCCCAGGCATCCAGTGAGTACATCGTGGCTCATGTCCTTGGAGCCAAAACA TTTCAGAGCCTGAGGCCAGAACTTTGGACACAGCCCCTGACCCCTTGGCAGTTGCAGTGCATCCAGGAGCTAAGTAGCCGCCGATTGCAAAG GATGCCTGTGCAGTACATCCTGGGTGAATGGGACTTTCAAGGGCTCAGTCTGAAGATGGCCCCCCCAGTGTTCATTCCTCGCCCGGAAACTGAG AGCCGAGTCATTGCTGTGGATAAAGGAGAAGCTGCCATCTGTCTTACCGAGGAGAATGCTCAGAG GCTTCGGTTGCTGGACAGAATTCGGATTGTCCCCCTCGATGTGACCTTAG AAGGGAGCTGGGCGCacctcctgccctggggccccGTGGACCTGGTTGTCAGCAACCCTCCCTACATCTTCCACCAGGACATGGAGCAGCTGGCCCCTGAGATCCGCAG CTATGAAGACCCACTAGCCTtggatggtggggaggagggcatggACATCATTATCCACATCTTGGCCCTGGCACGTTGGCTCCTGAAGGACTCTGG GAGCATCTTCTTAGAAGTGGACCCAAGACACCCAGAGCTTGTTGGCAACTGGCTTCAGAGCCAGCCTGACTTGTCCCTTGATCTCGTGGCTATGCGCAGAGACTTCTGTGGGAG GCCCCGGTTCCTGCATATCCAGAGGTCTGGGCCACAACGTGGCTGCCCTGCAGATGCCTGGCCAGGGCCCCAGCCTGCCAGAGTGCCTGGCTGA
- the HEMK1 gene encoding MTRF1L release factor glutamine methyltransferase isoform X5, translating into MPKNWSGTGLQSLRRGGSLRPRHPFQSLRPELWTQPLTPWQLQCIQELSSRRLQRMPVQYILGEWDFQGLSLKMAPPVFIPRPETESRVIAVDKGEAAICLTEENAQRLRLLDRIRIVPLDVTLEGSWAHLLPWGPVDLVVSNPPYIFHQDMEQLAPEIRSYEDPLALDGGEEGMDIIIHILALARWLLKDSGSIFLEVDPRHPELVGNWLQSQPDLSLDLVAMRRDFCGRPRFLHIQRSGPQRGCPADAWPGPQPARVPG; encoded by the exons ATGCCAAAGAACTGGTCAGGCACTGGACTGCAGTCTTTGagaagagggggatccctgaggCCCAGGCATCCA TTTCAGAGCCTGAGGCCAGAACTTTGGACACAGCCCCTGACCCCTTGGCAGTTGCAGTGCATCCAGGAGCTAAGTAGCCGCCGATTGCAAAG GATGCCTGTGCAGTACATCCTGGGTGAATGGGACTTTCAAGGGCTCAGTCTGAAGATGGCCCCCCCAGTGTTCATTCCTCGCCCGGAAACTGAG AGCCGAGTCATTGCTGTGGATAAAGGAGAAGCTGCCATCTGTCTTACCGAGGAGAATGCTCAGAG GCTTCGGTTGCTGGACAGAATTCGGATTGTCCCCCTCGATGTGACCTTAG AAGGGAGCTGGGCGCacctcctgccctggggccccGTGGACCTGGTTGTCAGCAACCCTCCCTACATCTTCCACCAGGACATGGAGCAGCTGGCCCCTGAGATCCGCAG CTATGAAGACCCACTAGCCTtggatggtggggaggagggcatggACATCATTATCCACATCTTGGCCCTGGCACGTTGGCTCCTGAAGGACTCTGG GAGCATCTTCTTAGAAGTGGACCCAAGACACCCAGAGCTTGTTGGCAACTGGCTTCAGAGCCAGCCTGACTTGTCCCTTGATCTCGTGGCTATGCGCAGAGACTTCTGTGGGAG GCCCCGGTTCCTGCATATCCAGAGGTCTGGGCCACAACGTGGCTGCCCTGCAGATGCCTGGCCAGGGCCCCAGCCTGCCAGAGTGCCTGGCTGA
- the HEMK1 gene encoding MTRF1L release factor glutamine methyltransferase isoform X2 — protein sequence MELGGRMLWALLSGPGRRGGTRGWAFSSWQPHLPLAGLLNAKELVRHWTAVFEKRGIPEAQASSEYIVAHVLGAKTFQSLRPELWTQPLTPWQLQCIQELSSRRLQRMPVQYILGEWDFQGLSLKMAPPVFIPRPETEELVEWVLEEVAQSPCAMGTQDGPLILEVGCGSGAISLSLLSQLPQSRVIAVDKGEAAICLTEENAQRLRLLDRIRIVPLDVTLEGSWAHLLPWGPVDLVVSNPPYIFHQDMEQLAPEIRSYEDPLALDGGEEGMDIIIHILALARWLLKDSGSIFLEVDPRHPELVGNWLQSQPDLSLDLVAMRRDFCGR from the exons ATGGAGCTTGGGGGCCGAATGCTCTGGGCCCTCCTGTCtggccctgggaggaggggagggaccaGGGGCTGGGCCTTCAGCTCATGGCAACCCCATCTGCCTCTGGCTGGGTTGTTGAATGCCAAAGAACTGGTCAGGCACTGGACTGCAGTCTTTGagaagagggggatccctgaggCCCAGGCATCCAGTGAGTACATCGTGGCTCATGTCCTTGGAGCCAAAACA TTTCAGAGCCTGAGGCCAGAACTTTGGACACAGCCCCTGACCCCTTGGCAGTTGCAGTGCATCCAGGAGCTAAGTAGCCGCCGATTGCAAAG GATGCCTGTGCAGTACATCCTGGGTGAATGGGACTTTCAAGGGCTCAGTCTGAAGATGGCCCCCCCAGTGTTCATTCCTCGCCCGGAAACTGAG GAGTTGGTTGAGTGGGTGCTAGAGGAGGTAGCCCAGAGTCCCTGTGCAATGGGAACCCAAGATGGCCCCCTCATCCTGGAGGTGGGCTGTGGATCGGGAGCGATCTCCCTCAGTCTACTGAGTCAGCTTCCCCAG AGCCGAGTCATTGCTGTGGATAAAGGAGAAGCTGCCATCTGTCTTACCGAGGAGAATGCTCAGAG GCTTCGGTTGCTGGACAGAATTCGGATTGTCCCCCTCGATGTGACCTTAG AAGGGAGCTGGGCGCacctcctgccctggggccccGTGGACCTGGTTGTCAGCAACCCTCCCTACATCTTCCACCAGGACATGGAGCAGCTGGCCCCTGAGATCCGCAG CTATGAAGACCCACTAGCCTtggatggtggggaggagggcatggACATCATTATCCACATCTTGGCCCTGGCACGTTGGCTCCTGAAGGACTCTGG GAGCATCTTCTTAGAAGTGGACCCAAGACACCCAGAGCTTGTTGGCAACTGGCTTCAGAGCCAGCCTGACTTGTCCCTTGATCTCGTGGCTATGCGCAGAGACTTCTGTGGGAGGTGA